One stretch of Natronobacterium gregoryi SP2 DNA includes these proteins:
- a CDS encoding TlpA family protein disulfide reductase — MSLETLTPNPTWDAASYEDAVDVLETHNDDLVYKIWGGDWCKDCRKLLPDLGAALEAAEIPDDRIEAIAVDQDKRGPGVSEYGIEYIPTVVVETDDGEEVTRFVEQADLPPAIWLAERIADEL, encoded by the coding sequence ATGAGTCTCGAGACGCTAACTCCGAACCCGACCTGGGACGCCGCCTCGTACGAAGACGCAGTCGACGTCCTCGAAACGCACAACGACGACCTCGTCTACAAGATCTGGGGCGGCGACTGGTGCAAGGACTGCCGAAAACTGCTGCCCGACCTGGGTGCCGCACTCGAGGCAGCCGAGATACCCGACGACCGGATCGAAGCGATCGCGGTCGACCAGGACAAACGGGGCCCTGGCGTCTCCGAGTATGGTATCGAGTACATCCCGACCGTCGTCGTCGAGACCGACGACGGCGAGGAGGTAACGCGGTTCGTCGAGCAAGCGGACCTGCCGCCGGCGATCTGGCTGGCCGAGCGCATCGCCGACGAACTGTAG
- a CDS encoding VOC family protein: MDGIVFFGTERHDEVVNFYRELGANVWLEQPDCTILEAGSFRFGFCERDSADTEGIVTFVFDDRDGVDEAYTALSELADEEPRLNETYEIYQFFASDPEGRTVEFQCFE, encoded by the coding sequence ATGGACGGAATCGTCTTTTTCGGGACCGAACGCCACGACGAGGTCGTCAACTTCTACCGAGAGCTCGGTGCGAACGTCTGGCTCGAACAGCCCGACTGCACCATTCTCGAGGCAGGGTCGTTCCGGTTTGGGTTCTGTGAACGCGACTCCGCGGACACCGAGGGAATCGTCACGTTCGTCTTCGACGACAGGGACGGCGTCGACGAAGCCTACACAGCACTGTCGGAACTGGCCGACGAAGAGCCACGGCTCAACGAGACGTACGAAATCTACCAGTTTTTCGCATCCGACCCTGAGGGGCGAACTGTCGAGTTCCAGTGCTTCGAGTAG
- a CDS encoding universal stress protein — protein MYQDLLLATDGSDGARRATRHAVALANGLEATLHVMSVSEEGPHSTERRDEMRTDHEGEAADAVEEAKATAAEADLEVTTTIRRGVPQEEIVAVAEAERMDAIVVGTAGQSGLDKLLLGSVAEEVVRNSPVPVVTVRERR, from the coding sequence ATGTACCAGGATCTGCTTCTCGCGACCGACGGGAGTGACGGGGCTCGTCGAGCGACCAGGCACGCGGTCGCACTCGCAAACGGACTCGAGGCAACCCTGCACGTGATGTCGGTTTCCGAAGAGGGGCCACACAGTACCGAGCGGCGAGACGAGATGCGGACCGACCACGAGGGTGAGGCGGCAGATGCCGTCGAAGAAGCCAAAGCGACTGCGGCGGAGGCGGATCTCGAGGTGACGACGACGATCCGTCGCGGCGTCCCACAGGAGGAAATCGTCGCTGTCGCTGAAGCGGAGCGAATGGACGCGATCGTCGTCGGAACGGCCGGCCAGTCCGGCCTCGACAAACTGCTGCTTGGCAGCGTCGCGGAGGAAGTCGTCCGGAACTCACCGGTTCCCGTCGTCACGGTACGTGAACGCAGGTAG
- a CDS encoding DUF5804 family protein has protein sequence MTRVCLVGNDDVDLKYELLSRETSREALATYALQRPFDNSLAVRTVSIGAAVSLLNDLQWYLTRFVDEAFVQEPSISDEEWLSRSLATALRNGDLEPAATDEFCKVYGLETVDRHPVSPSSRDKESTDADAETTQQLVEPLYVRRTDGDLPAYDLRDVEETLVVRLTEAEYSP, from the coding sequence GTGACTCGCGTCTGTCTCGTCGGGAACGACGATGTCGACCTCAAGTACGAACTTCTCTCCCGGGAAACCTCTCGTGAGGCACTCGCGACGTACGCCCTCCAGCGGCCGTTCGACAACTCGCTTGCCGTTCGGACCGTCAGCATCGGAGCCGCCGTTTCCCTGCTGAACGACCTCCAGTGGTATCTGACACGGTTCGTCGACGAAGCGTTCGTTCAGGAACCGAGCATCAGCGACGAGGAGTGGCTCTCACGGTCGCTGGCGACAGCCCTCCGCAACGGCGACCTCGAGCCGGCGGCAACCGACGAGTTCTGCAAGGTGTACGGGCTCGAGACCGTCGACCGCCACCCGGTCTCACCTTCGAGCCGGGACAAAGAGAGCACGGACGCCGACGCAGAGACGACCCAGCAACTCGTCGAACCCCTGTACGTTCGTCGGACGGACGGCGATCTGCCGGCTTACGACCTCAGAGACGTCGAAGAGACGCTAGTCGTTCGGCTCACCGAAGCGGAGTACTCGCCCTGA
- a CDS encoding PLP-dependent cysteine synthase family protein, with translation MKGSILDTIGSPLVHVDSPEGVTVASKIESFNPGGSAKDRPALEMVRTAEREGVIEPGDWLVEPTSGNTGIGLALVCATRDYDLTIVMPADKSEERQQVMAAYGAALELVDGGMEAARKRAEELVEAGATQLGQFENPANPKAHYRTTGNEIVEQVGEREIDAFVAGVGTGGTISGIGRRLREEFPDVEIVAVEPERNAVLSTGNPGDDDFQGMGPGFVSENLERELIDRIETVRLEDAEDECRRLAREEGILVGQSSGATSLIARQVAEEIAEPNVECPEPSGAFDATRSASPEVDGGRPATDCPLVVTVFWDSGERYLSTGLFDRDESL, from the coding sequence ATGAAGGGGAGCATCCTGGACACGATCGGGTCGCCGCTGGTTCACGTCGACTCGCCGGAGGGTGTGACGGTCGCGTCGAAGATCGAATCGTTCAACCCCGGCGGGTCGGCCAAAGATCGCCCGGCACTCGAGATGGTCCGGACCGCGGAACGCGAGGGAGTGATCGAACCTGGCGACTGGCTCGTCGAACCGACGAGCGGGAACACGGGGATCGGGCTCGCACTCGTCTGTGCCACACGGGACTACGATCTGACGATCGTCATGCCTGCAGACAAGTCCGAGGAGCGCCAGCAGGTGATGGCAGCCTACGGCGCAGCGCTCGAACTCGTCGACGGCGGCATGGAGGCCGCCCGCAAGCGCGCTGAGGAGCTCGTCGAAGCGGGTGCGACCCAGCTCGGCCAGTTCGAGAATCCGGCGAACCCGAAGGCCCACTACCGGACGACGGGCAACGAGATCGTCGAACAGGTCGGTGAGCGCGAGATTGACGCCTTCGTCGCCGGTGTCGGCACCGGCGGCACCATCTCGGGGATCGGCCGGCGACTCCGCGAGGAGTTTCCTGACGTGGAGATCGTCGCAGTCGAGCCGGAACGAAACGCCGTTCTCTCGACCGGTAACCCTGGCGACGACGACTTCCAGGGGATGGGACCCGGCTTCGTCAGCGAGAACCTCGAGCGGGAACTCATCGATCGTATCGAGACGGTGCGACTCGAGGACGCCGAAGACGAGTGTCGCCGTCTCGCCCGCGAAGAAGGAATTCTCGTCGGGCAATCCAGCGGTGCGACGAGCCTGATCGCCCGACAGGTCGCCGAGGAGATCGCCGAACCCAACGTCGAGTGTCCGGAGCCGTCCGGTGCGTTCGACGCGACGCGGTCCGCGTCGCCAGAGGTGGACGGTGGACGGCCGGCAACAGACTGTCCGCTCGTGGTTACCGTCTTCTGGGACAGCGGTGAGCGGTACCTCTCGACGGGACTGTTCGACCGAGACGAGTCCCTGTAA
- a CDS encoding winged helix-turn-helix domain-containing protein — MKLRQPTDFLILESLEDKGRNVATNLAAHTGKSRKNINTRLPVLEDYGLVDKIGPAERSGLYEITSKGKAALVYRDQYDEADDFEALIEGPNAADGDEASERASFARGDDENSDDE, encoded by the coding sequence GTGAAGCTGCGTCAACCAACTGACTTCTTGATCCTCGAATCGCTCGAGGACAAAGGACGAAACGTCGCAACGAACCTTGCGGCCCATACGGGAAAGAGTCGAAAGAACATAAACACCAGACTACCGGTGCTCGAGGATTACGGTCTCGTCGACAAGATCGGCCCTGCCGAGCGATCTGGTCTCTACGAGATCACGTCGAAGGGAAAAGCAGCACTGGTGTACCGCGATCAGTACGACGAAGCCGACGACTTCGAAGCACTCATCGAGGGTCCAAACGCTGCCGACGGCGACGAGGCGTCGGAACGGGCTAGTTTCGCCCGCGGTGACGACGAGAACTCCGACGACGAGTAA
- a CDS encoding cytochrome c biogenesis protein CcdA encodes MFDATIFSTLGFALIAGIGTFFSPCAYPLLPGYVGFYVSQTDQQEASIGGAVSRGLIAGAGVLVTLAVVLGVAYQVGHATLSNVVYFEPIVGVVLLVFGALILVDRAPSLSVALPQRRSSVLGFGVFGAGYALAAAGCALPLLLPVVTSAMQFPPTSAALVLGTYVGSIVVLMVALTVATGMGLVASAGRLAGYSERIRQFAGVVMIVAGVGQLYLAIFVLDVM; translated from the coding sequence ATGTTCGACGCAACTATCTTCTCGACGCTGGGATTCGCACTGATCGCGGGGATCGGGACCTTCTTCTCTCCGTGTGCGTATCCGCTCTTGCCGGGCTATGTCGGCTTCTATGTGAGCCAGACCGACCAGCAGGAGGCGTCGATCGGTGGGGCCGTCAGCCGTGGACTGATCGCCGGCGCAGGTGTTCTCGTGACGCTTGCCGTCGTCCTCGGTGTGGCCTACCAGGTGGGCCACGCCACGCTGTCGAACGTCGTCTACTTCGAGCCGATCGTCGGCGTGGTCTTGCTCGTCTTCGGGGCGTTGATTCTCGTCGACCGAGCACCGTCGCTGTCGGTCGCGTTGCCTCAGCGTCGCTCGAGCGTGCTCGGGTTCGGGGTCTTCGGTGCGGGCTATGCGCTGGCTGCGGCTGGCTGTGCTTTGCCGCTGTTGCTCCCGGTCGTTACGAGTGCGATGCAGTTCCCGCCAACGAGTGCGGCATTGGTTCTCGGGACGTACGTCGGCAGCATCGTCGTCCTGATGGTCGCGTTGACCGTCGCAACCGGCATGGGACTGGTCGCGAGTGCCGGTCGGCTCGCAGGCTACAGCGAGCGGATCAGACAGTTTGCTGGCGTCGTGATGATCGTCGCCGGGGTCGGCCAGCTCTACCTGGCGATCTTCGTTCTGGACGTGATGTAA
- a CDS encoding SCO family protein: MERRTYLRSLGAASTVGVAGLAGCLEESLGAVGLGDGGETVLGPPDEERGEPSHPIHGDEFPPFSLPDPITDEPVSRRDFVGERTFLMTYLFTECPDGACPALLQIFRQIQEDAAQRGYSDELALLPMTFDPERDTAERLAEYGDRQGVDYEADNWHFLRPESYEEGKALLHDEFGMRIERVEGDDLEEHGDHEDHDHGHDDYSFTHINLVLLVNEAGIVERAYPRALVAEAGGGVRTILADTQAVVTAQNDHLDVDDERQ; the protein is encoded by the coding sequence ATGGAACGACGGACGTATCTTCGGTCGCTCGGGGCGGCGAGTACGGTGGGTGTCGCCGGACTCGCGGGCTGTCTCGAGGAGTCTCTCGGGGCCGTCGGTCTCGGGGACGGTGGCGAGACCGTACTCGGCCCGCCGGACGAAGAGCGCGGCGAGCCGTCCCACCCGATTCACGGGGACGAGTTCCCTCCGTTCTCGCTGCCGGACCCGATCACCGACGAACCGGTCTCGCGGCGAGATTTCGTCGGTGAGCGAACGTTTCTGATGACGTATCTATTCACGGAGTGTCCGGACGGTGCGTGTCCTGCACTGTTGCAGATCTTCCGGCAGATCCAGGAAGACGCCGCCCAACGGGGGTACAGCGACGAACTAGCGTTGCTGCCGATGACGTTCGATCCCGAACGCGATACGGCCGAACGACTCGCGGAGTACGGCGACCGGCAGGGTGTCGACTACGAGGCCGACAACTGGCACTTTCTGCGACCCGAAAGCTACGAGGAGGGCAAAGCACTGCTTCACGACGAGTTCGGGATGCGAATCGAGCGGGTCGAAGGTGACGACCTCGAAGAACACGGGGATCACGAGGACCACGACCACGGCCACGACGACTACAGTTTCACCCACATAAACCTGGTACTGCTCGTCAACGAGGCCGGGATCGTCGAACGAGCCTATCCCCGCGCGCTCGTCGCGGAAGCCGGTGGGGGCGTTCGGACGATTCTCGCTGACACCCAGGCGGTCGTCACGGCACAGAACGATCACCTCGACGTAGACGACGAGCGACAATGA
- a CDS encoding alpha,alpha-trehalose-phosphate synthase (UDP-forming) — translation MPVTDERSSTGRQSVRVNEDDERRRGDAVCPGSLIVVSNRQPYRHEYEDGSETDRSITVDEPTGGLTAGLDPVVQQASGTWVAWGDGDADFDVANENGCVTVPPAEGAYTLRRIDLCDEAVDSYYYGFSNRVLWPLCHGFPTLIDDRTNDFEWYRTVNERFANAVGDHATDDAVVWLQDYHFALAPRMIRESIPADATVAQFWHVPWPAPSTFQHCPAGGRILEGLLGNDLLGFHVDQYADRFLDCVNRFLPAATVDKNRRTVRDGGERTRVVATPMGIDAETHARDAESADEEMFDALCSEHGLPDLDETVIGLGVDRLDYTKGIPERLAALERFFERHPDWRGEFTFVQKATPSRTEIPAYERHGELVRSEVERINSRFESGGWQPVVYTDEYLEEAELCSLYRNADVMIVSPLVDGMNLVAQEFVAASVDDAGDVLLLSDRVGAHELLGSHAVSIDPTDVDDFADRIAHALAMPAYERRRRLDVLRERVFDADLDRWMQTQFDWIRRVHQDPRSRGPDVDPDSSERTRPV, via the coding sequence ATGCCAGTTACCGACGAGCGGTCGTCGACAGGGCGGCAGTCAGTACGAGTGAACGAAGACGACGAGCGGAGGCGAGGTGACGCGGTCTGTCCCGGTTCGCTGATCGTCGTGTCGAACCGGCAGCCATACCGTCACGAGTACGAGGACGGCTCCGAGACGGATCGCTCGATCACCGTCGACGAACCGACCGGTGGACTGACTGCTGGACTCGATCCCGTCGTCCAGCAGGCGAGTGGCACGTGGGTCGCTTGGGGCGACGGCGACGCGGACTTCGACGTCGCGAACGAGAACGGCTGTGTGACGGTTCCACCGGCGGAAGGAGCGTACACGCTTCGACGGATCGATCTCTGTGACGAGGCCGTCGACTCCTACTACTACGGATTCAGCAACCGCGTCCTCTGGCCGCTCTGTCACGGGTTCCCAACCCTGATCGACGATCGAACGAACGACTTCGAGTGGTATCGGACGGTCAACGAGCGGTTCGCGAACGCAGTCGGCGACCACGCGACCGACGACGCCGTCGTCTGGCTGCAAGACTATCACTTCGCGCTCGCGCCGCGGATGATCCGCGAGTCGATCCCCGCCGACGCAACCGTCGCGCAGTTCTGGCACGTCCCCTGGCCAGCGCCCTCGACGTTCCAGCACTGTCCCGCCGGCGGACGAATCCTCGAGGGACTGCTCGGAAACGACCTGCTTGGGTTCCACGTCGACCAGTACGCCGACCGGTTTCTCGACTGTGTCAACCGGTTTCTGCCGGCAGCGACCGTCGACAAGAATCGACGAACGGTGCGGGACGGCGGCGAGCGGACGCGCGTCGTGGCGACCCCGATGGGAATCGACGCGGAGACGCACGCGAGAGACGCCGAATCAGCCGACGAAGAGATGTTCGACGCCCTCTGCTCGGAGCACGGCCTCCCCGATCTCGACGAGACGGTGATTGGCCTCGGCGTCGATCGCCTCGACTACACGAAAGGGATTCCGGAGCGGCTTGCCGCACTCGAGCGGTTCTTCGAACGGCATCCCGACTGGCGTGGCGAGTTCACGTTCGTCCAGAAAGCGACGCCGTCCCGGACGGAGATCCCTGCCTACGAGCGCCACGGAGAACTGGTTCGCAGTGAAGTCGAGCGGATCAACAGCCGATTCGAGAGCGGCGGCTGGCAACCCGTCGTCTACACCGACGAGTACCTCGAGGAAGCCGAACTCTGTAGTCTCTACCGGAACGCGGACGTGATGATCGTGAGCCCGCTGGTCGACGGAATGAACCTCGTCGCCCAGGAGTTCGTCGCCGCGAGCGTCGACGACGCTGGCGATGTCTTGCTGTTGAGCGACCGGGTCGGCGCTCACGAACTGCTCGGGTCCCACGCGGTCTCGATCGATCCGACCGACGTAGACGACTTCGCCGACCGGATCGCACACGCGCTTGCGATGCCAGCCTACGAGCGGCGGCGACGACTCGACGTGCTCCGCGAGCGCGTCTTCGACGCCGACCTCGACCGATGGATGCAAACCCAGTTCGACTGGATTCGTCGCGTCCACCAGGACCCCCGGTCGCGGGGACCGGACGTCGACCCCGACTCCTCCGAACGGACGCGGCCGGTCTGA
- a CDS encoding TlpA family protein disulfide reductase produces MRRRDVLAGLGSLGILGGAGAVAVYGLPSTNDISNDEGDDGSEDGERYEQVKLETVDAPGSEAGQVVVPAPNRPTFIDFFGTWCPPCKEQMPELAEAHERIGDEVLFVSITSESVGEDGPLTEAELVEWWGENGGNWTLGLDPTAELSYRVGRYPMAVALDDSSVVRWSDTGSKTADEFVAGIENALEHSETES; encoded by the coding sequence ATGAGACGAAGAGACGTACTGGCCGGGCTCGGAAGTCTGGGGATACTCGGCGGAGCCGGCGCGGTCGCCGTCTACGGACTGCCGTCGACAAACGACATCTCGAACGACGAAGGAGACGACGGTAGCGAGGACGGCGAGCGCTACGAACAGGTCAAACTCGAGACCGTCGACGCACCGGGAAGCGAAGCCGGGCAGGTGGTGGTTCCGGCACCGAATCGCCCGACGTTCATCGACTTTTTCGGGACGTGGTGTCCGCCCTGCAAAGAACAGATGCCCGAACTCGCCGAGGCACACGAACGGATCGGCGACGAGGTCCTGTTCGTCTCGATCACGAGCGAGTCGGTTGGCGAAGACGGCCCGCTCACCGAAGCAGAACTGGTCGAGTGGTGGGGCGAGAACGGCGGAAACTGGACGCTCGGTCTCGATCCGACCGCGGAGTTGAGCTACCGGGTCGGCCGCTATCCGATGGCCGTCGCACTCGACGACTCGAGCGTCGTCAGATGGTCCGACACCGGTTCCAAGACTGCCGACGAATTCGTCGCTGGAATCGAGAACGCACTCGAGCACAGCGAAACCGAGAGCTAA
- a CDS encoding Leu/Phe/Val dehydrogenase — MVLDSMVDGSHEQVTYVSDPETGLRAIVAIHDTTLGPSLGGTRFLDYDTEADALDDVLGLSRAMTYKAAAADLPLGGGKAVILGDPDEHKTDALLGAYGRAIENLGGRYVTSVDVNTGVTDMDVVARETDHVVGTSNGLGDPSPITAHGVYHGICASAEHILGTDTPGDLEVVVQGLGKVGRALAEELVSAGAEVTVSDVDEDHVASFVDEHGVDSVAPEAVYEQSCDVFAPCAVGGVVNDDTIPQLECDIVAGSANNVLAERRHAEALRERGLFYAPDYVINAGGLMTVAEEYQGGSRKAAYEDAAAIGNRLGEMIEIAERQDTTVLDAAEEYAIRRIERAGSGDEPAVAAE, encoded by the coding sequence ATGGTACTCGACTCGATGGTCGACGGCAGTCACGAACAGGTGACGTACGTCTCCGATCCCGAGACGGGGCTCCGTGCGATCGTCGCGATCCACGATACGACGCTGGGCCCGAGTCTCGGTGGAACACGATTCCTCGACTACGACACCGAAGCCGACGCACTCGACGACGTGCTTGGGCTCTCGAGAGCGATGACGTACAAGGCTGCCGCGGCCGACCTGCCACTGGGTGGCGGGAAAGCGGTTATCCTGGGCGACCCAGACGAGCACAAGACCGACGCCCTGCTCGGGGCGTATGGACGGGCGATCGAGAACCTGGGCGGGCGGTACGTCACGTCCGTCGACGTCAACACCGGCGTCACGGATATGGACGTGGTTGCACGGGAGACCGACCACGTTGTCGGAACGAGCAACGGTCTCGGCGACCCGTCGCCGATCACGGCCCACGGCGTCTATCACGGGATCTGTGCGAGCGCCGAACACATCCTGGGGACGGATACGCCAGGCGATCTCGAGGTCGTCGTCCAGGGGCTCGGCAAGGTCGGACGGGCACTCGCGGAGGAACTGGTCTCTGCCGGCGCGGAGGTCACGGTCTCGGACGTCGACGAGGACCACGTCGCTTCGTTCGTCGACGAGCATGGTGTCGACTCTGTCGCGCCCGAGGCAGTCTACGAACAGTCCTGTGACGTTTTCGCCCCCTGTGCCGTCGGTGGTGTCGTCAACGACGACACGATCCCTCAACTCGAGTGTGACATCGTCGCGGGTTCGGCGAACAACGTCCTTGCCGAGCGCCGCCACGCGGAGGCGCTTCGCGAGCGAGGACTTTTCTACGCACCGGACTACGTCATCAACGCCGGTGGGCTGATGACGGTTGCCGAGGAGTACCAGGGTGGCAGCCGCAAAGCGGCCTACGAGGACGCTGCCGCGATCGGTAATCGACTCGGTGAGATGATCGAAATCGCCGAGCGACAGGACACGACGGTCCTCGATGCAGCCGAGGAGTACGCGATCCGGCGAATCGAGCGTGCCGGATCTGGCGACGAGCCGGCAGTTGCGGCGGAGTGA
- the otsB gene encoding trehalose-phosphatase yields the protein MTGGSSSTAEKTEGGSIPPPLDERLPRLRNALADAERLLICLDFDGTLAPIVETPDEAVPTDEMQAAVTALADAPAVTTAIVSGRALRDVRGRIDGPAIYAGNHGLELARDGSIAVHPIGRKRARRIETVCTTLETVLAPIPNYRIENKRLTGTVHFRSVPEAAHAVVAAHTRRVVDWIASDDLEISTGKCILEIEPSIPWGKGNAVELIAAELPSETLSIYVGDDVTDESAFRAVEPDGFGIRVGGPEPSASSCRVRSPGEVTAFLTWLESVGVELVRTGMAGASGAPNRSPSIDRAGENGWWE from the coding sequence ATGACAGGAGGTAGCTCTTCGACGGCCGAGAAGACCGAGGGCGGGTCGATTCCACCGCCGCTCGACGAGCGACTCCCGCGGCTCCGGAACGCGCTCGCAGATGCCGAACGTCTGTTGATCTGTCTGGATTTCGACGGAACGCTCGCACCGATCGTCGAGACGCCCGACGAGGCGGTGCCAACCGACGAGATGCAAGCGGCCGTCACAGCGCTCGCGGACGCGCCAGCGGTTACGACCGCGATCGTCAGTGGGAGAGCGCTCCGAGACGTCCGCGGGCGGATCGACGGTCCCGCGATTTACGCTGGCAACCACGGGCTCGAACTCGCCCGCGACGGCTCGATCGCCGTCCACCCGATCGGTCGCAAACGCGCCAGACGAATCGAGACGGTCTGTACAACACTCGAGACGGTCCTCGCACCGATCCCGAACTACCGCATCGAGAACAAGCGGCTGACCGGAACGGTCCACTTCCGGTCCGTCCCGGAGGCCGCCCACGCCGTCGTCGCCGCCCACACCCGACGCGTCGTCGACTGGATCGCCAGTGACGATCTCGAGATATCGACCGGGAAGTGCATCCTCGAGATCGAACCGTCGATTCCCTGGGGAAAAGGCAACGCGGTCGAGCTGATCGCCGCGGAGCTACCGTCGGAGACGCTGTCGATCTACGTCGGCGACGACGTGACCGACGAGTCCGCGTTTCGCGCCGTCGAACCCGACGGATTCGGGATTCGTGTTGGCGGTCCAGAACCGTCGGCAAGTTCCTGTCGCGTTCGCTCTCCTGGGGAGGTCACGGCGTTCTTGACGTGGCTCGAGTCGGTCGGCGTCGAGCTAGTCCGAACGGGGATGGCTGGAGCGAGTGGGGCTCCGAACCGATCACCGTCGATCGACCGCGCGGGCGAAAACGGATGGTGGGAGTGA